The Marinobacter subterrani genome has a segment encoding these proteins:
- a CDS encoding carbohydrate kinase family protein yields MNFDVLCFGEALIDMRGERVDGYTRFVPQPGGAPANVAVGVARLGGQSRFAGQIGADLFGNQIVAALSGFGVDTSLLVQTPNANTAMALVGLDDSGERSFSFYRTATADLLYQSAQLPDAALSGQPIFHFCSNTLTEPAILEVTRELVRRARKAGCLVSFDVNYRESLWPDRRVAPELIRAMAVEADLVKFSREELTALFGNRGDELARELRARGVSLVLVSDGPNTLQAWAGERLRQITPPAVQAVDTTAAGDACVAGLLYRLAAERVSKDQFGAWLDQTGNLESTLTFASRCGAVAATRFGAFDALPDMADLQAL; encoded by the coding sequence ATGAACTTTGACGTACTCTGCTTCGGTGAAGCACTGATCGACATGCGCGGTGAGCGGGTCGACGGATACACCCGGTTTGTTCCCCAACCCGGGGGCGCGCCGGCCAATGTGGCGGTCGGTGTCGCCCGGCTCGGCGGACAATCCCGGTTTGCCGGCCAGATCGGTGCTGATCTGTTCGGCAACCAGATTGTCGCTGCGCTGTCCGGGTTCGGTGTCGATACTTCCCTGCTTGTTCAGACACCGAATGCCAATACAGCCATGGCCTTGGTTGGCCTGGATGACTCGGGAGAGCGCAGCTTCTCCTTCTATCGCACGGCCACGGCAGACTTGCTGTATCAGTCAGCCCAGTTGCCAGACGCGGCGCTGTCCGGGCAACCGATTTTTCACTTCTGCTCCAACACGCTCACCGAGCCGGCAATCCTGGAGGTAACCCGTGAGCTGGTCAGAAGGGCCCGAAAGGCCGGCTGCCTGGTCAGTTTTGATGTCAATTACCGGGAATCATTGTGGCCGGACCGGAGGGTGGCGCCGGAGCTGATCCGCGCCATGGCCGTGGAGGCCGATCTGGTGAAATTCAGCCGGGAGGAACTGACCGCGCTCTTCGGCAACCGGGGCGATGAGTTGGCCCGCGAACTCCGGGCCAGGGGTGTTTCACTGGTGCTGGTTTCCGATGGCCCCAATACCCTCCAGGCCTGGGCAGGCGAGCGACTGCGCCAGATTACGCCTCCGGCGGTGCAGGCCGTGGATACGACCGCCGCTGGCGATGCCTGCGTAGCCGGTTTGCTCTACCGGTTGGCGGCGGAGAGAGTGAGCAAGGATCAGTTTGGTGCGTGGCTTGATCAGACCGGGAATCTGGAGTCGACGCTGACGTTCGCAAGCCGGTGTGGCGCCGTTGCCGCAACCCGGTTCGGCGCGTTTGATGCGTTACCCGATATGGCTGATCTGCAAGCACTGTGA